The following are encoded together in the bacterium genome:
- a CDS encoding Kazal-type serine protease inhibitor, which yields MKIIIKNNLIKSIAIFAVFALLISLSFTPTTYAVGPITSLVVLVNHTNDGLIAGLDKQQYGYMANFPGVQFVRVDVSNVRDREEGLRMINAAVAPYAEAAAATLVFAGHGVTNGLGTDSIFSKADQVWMASQVLEQNQLVGTTILDSCGSGTVFCLYNVESIMGGGLYNGAVLSSSAAYQLGYAPDMGNRITNAVSNGGADKDGDGVITVGELIDYLKANGKYNNKAELILNHDTPMFFRDEKAKDEWIKKNRGYCGVVTPGQSTGYQNPGMLGNTGVYPRGEQNKADDNHKIEESDINKKLRDARMHFLRKVDTTDAIKDPTYGKTQKATADAGSSYDLMVENQKMKPEEKEKITWLNDTGKIDGMITEAQAQESLASGVAGRHAYTVNGKKVQPFIYLKRSIVMDLDNKPIIITPDCQFKSPDPNRGKPNNQGANNDGNNGGGNNGGGNNGQGGNQQGNQNNPSPSPTPNPTPSPAVATCPNTYAPVCDINSQTQPNACVAQTQKRVQIAYNGACVKKTEDPTSSPDVTVLVKIIQQLFQSGMPQNVIESVVKIIAPLITNFFSSQTNTTVVN from the coding sequence ATGAAAATCATTATTAAAAACAATCTGATTAAAAGCATCGCGATATTTGCCGTCTTTGCTTTATTAATTTCGTTATCGTTTACTCCCACAACATACGCGGTGGGTCCCATCACCAGTCTTGTTGTCTTGGTTAATCACACAAATGACGGCTTAATTGCCGGTCTTGATAAACAACAATATGGCTACATGGCAAACTTTCCAGGTGTGCAGTTTGTGAGGGTTGATGTTTCCAACGTAAGAGATAGAGAAGAAGGCCTTCGAATGATTAATGCTGCCGTTGCCCCATACGCGGAAGCCGCCGCGGCCACTCTTGTTTTTGCCGGCCATGGTGTTACAAATGGCCTCGGTACTGATTCAATTTTTTCCAAAGCCGACCAAGTATGGATGGCGTCCCAAGTTTTGGAACAAAACCAATTGGTTGGCACGACAATTCTGGATTCGTGTGGGTCAGGAACCGTTTTTTGCTTATACAATGTTGAGTCAATTATGGGTGGCGGGCTTTACAACGGCGCCGTCTTAAGCTCTTCTGCCGCCTATCAACTTGGCTATGCCCCGGATATGGGAAACCGCATCACAAATGCCGTAAGTAACGGTGGCGCGGACAAGGATGGAGATGGTGTAATCACTGTCGGAGAACTTATAGATTACTTGAAAGCAAATGGAAAATATAATAATAAAGCCGAATTGATTTTGAACCATGATACACCTATGTTTTTTCGCGATGAAAAAGCCAAAGATGAATGGATAAAAAAGAATCGCGGTTATTGTGGCGTAGTAACACCGGGCCAATCCACCGGCTATCAAAACCCAGGGATGCTTGGCAACACAGGGGTTTACCCCCGTGGAGAACAAAATAAAGCAGATGATAACCACAAAATCGAAGAATCCGACATTAACAAAAAATTACGCGACGCGCGAATGCATTTTTTGCGTAAGGTTGATACGACAGACGCAATAAAAGATCCCACCTACGGAAAAACGCAGAAAGCGACCGCGGATGCTGGTTCAAGCTATGACCTCATGGTTGAAAACCAAAAAATGAAACCCGAAGAAAAGGAAAAAATAACTTGGCTCAACGACACAGGCAAAATAGACGGCATGATCACGGAAGCACAGGCCCAGGAATCTTTGGCCAGTGGTGTCGCGGGACGACACGCGTACACGGTAAACGGAAAAAAAGTCCAACCTTTTATTTATCTAAAAAGGTCCATTGTTATGGACCTGGATAATAAGCCGATAATTATTACACCGGATTGTCAATTTAAATCACCTGACCCAAATCGCGGTAAACCAAACAACCAAGGCGCGAACAACGATGGTAATAATGGCGGAGGAAACAACGGTGGTGGTAACAACGGGCAGGGCGGTAACCAGCAGGGGAATCAAAATAATCCTTCCCCCAGCCCTACACCCAACCCAACACCGAGTCCGGCAGTAGCCACGTGCCCGAATACTTATGCGCCGGTATGTGATATCAATAGCCAAACCCAACCCAACGCCTGCGTCGCCCAAACACAAAAACGTGTTCAAATCGCCTATAATGGCGCCTGCGTCAAAAAAACCGAAGACCCCACTTCCTCTCCCGATGTCACGGTTTTAGTAAAAATTATCCAACAACTTTTTCAAAGCGGTATGCCACAAAATGTCATCGAAAGTGTTGTTAAAATAATTGCTCCCCTGATTACAAATTTCTTTTCAAGCCAGACCAACACAACTGTGGTAAATTAA
- a CDS encoding Kazal-type serine protease inhibitor domain-containing protein has product MKISLKTLLQSCLVIAVLCITGYALKNSVNAAPGCGPQGCPPNGGANTVNSVLYVGTFDVTTGKSWCPSCDATLEALGKGILADGLSPKQIAEQLRGASLDVKEVDKKDLGKNGIPETLKPPTSEVMKALRDNLQKKLDKGVKCSLVPPGQSKVNGDMWGQSGVALVKDADEFPEFAQYNPAGPTLAENPFCRVDDSCAKDIDGIDVPVKRMSQLNWWYLKDNPPKRSLGVTSEDDYNSLTEKGKLHHDKLGGGGVTIGNKSNEKQLQEKLPEGFKPPYIPKSKSEHTKYALTFPGESKANPDTRNGYKPDNGSEMRMTPGAYPLRFTDSADNPSPTAAKKSTNDTKVTDDCKFLRATAEDLRNQGANNPGGWPNLQGGEGGGGGGPGGGGGGGLDKILPELMKALQGLGKGNQNPTTSPSPTPSAFACPPDAQAVCGADAITYANRCVAEYKNQIAIKHIGECTEADQTTATLDSNSKVATTLLQQLSTSGLPTQLITDIAQVVAKLIGSFLSGTSVLTETVVK; this is encoded by the coding sequence ATGAAAATATCACTTAAAACTTTATTGCAATCGTGTTTGGTAATTGCCGTTTTGTGTATTACCGGCTATGCCTTAAAAAATTCGGTTAATGCCGCGCCAGGTTGTGGCCCCCAAGGTTGCCCTCCAAACGGTGGCGCCAATACAGTTAACTCCGTTCTCTACGTAGGAACTTTCGATGTTACAACTGGAAAATCATGGTGTCCATCGTGTGACGCCACTCTCGAAGCTTTAGGTAAAGGTATCTTGGCAGACGGACTTTCTCCTAAACAAATAGCAGAGCAACTCCGTGGTGCCAGTCTCGATGTTAAAGAAGTCGACAAAAAAGATCTTGGGAAAAACGGTATCCCAGAAACATTAAAACCACCGACCAGCGAAGTTATGAAGGCCCTAAGGGACAACCTACAAAAGAAATTAGATAAAGGTGTCAAATGTAGTCTTGTCCCACCTGGCCAATCTAAAGTTAACGGCGACATGTGGGGCCAAAGTGGCGTAGCTTTAGTCAAAGATGCGGATGAATTTCCGGAATTTGCGCAATACAACCCAGCAGGTCCAACTCTTGCTGAAAATCCATTTTGTCGAGTCGATGATTCTTGTGCAAAAGATATTGATGGGATTGATGTGCCGGTAAAAAGAATGAGCCAGCTGAATTGGTGGTACCTTAAAGACAATCCCCCAAAACGGTCTCTGGGAGTTACATCAGAAGACGACTATAATTCCTTAACCGAGAAAGGAAAACTCCACCACGACAAACTTGGAGGCGGTGGAGTAACAATTGGCAACAAATCGAACGAAAAACAACTACAGGAAAAACTGCCGGAAGGATTTAAGCCACCATATATTCCAAAATCAAAAAGTGAGCACACGAAATATGCGCTTACATTCCCAGGAGAAAGCAAGGCTAATCCAGACACCCGTAATGGGTACAAACCAGACAACGGTTCTGAAATGCGCATGACACCGGGCGCGTATCCGTTGAGATTTACTGACAGTGCTGATAATCCAAGCCCCACCGCGGCAAAGAAGTCAACCAACGACACAAAAGTTACCGACGATTGCAAGTTCTTGAGAGCAACCGCGGAAGACCTTAGAAATCAGGGCGCCAACAACCCGGGTGGCTGGCCAAACCTCCAAGGTGGTGAGGGTGGCGGTGGCGGAGGACCAGGCGGAGGAGGTGGTGGTGGCCTCGACAAAATTTTGCCGGAACTTATGAAAGCCCTGCAAGGACTAGGTAAAGGCAACCAAAACCCAACAACATCCCCATCCCCGACTCCAAGCGCTTTCGCTTGCCCCCCGGATGCACAAGCAGTGTGTGGAGCCGATGCGATTACATACGCGAATCGCTGTGTGGCTGAATACAAAAACCAAATCGCCATTAAACACATCGGTGAATGTACTGAAGCAGACCAAACCACCGCAACTTTAGACAGCAACAGCAAAGTAGCCACCACTCTTCTGCAACAATTAAGCACCAGCGGACTACCCACACAACTAATCACAGACATCGCGCAGGTTGTCGCAAAATTAATCGGCAGTTTCCTAAGCGGTACGTCGGTTTTGACGGAAACAGTTGTTAAATAA
- the rsmA gene encoding 16S rRNA (adenine(1518)-N(6)/adenine(1519)-N(6))-dimethyltransferase RsmA, which produces MDELLSQTGLEEYLKHHGLPLLERFGQNFLIDHNVLDEIVSAANPDPKVPIIEIGAGLGVLTLAIADAMAKGTGDSEHGTGRIFAIELDRRIAPLLKHRTKKIPSIKVIEGDILNLYPELIFFTQSESDKPVPSTLTPVPFDVIGNIPYNITSKLIRHILGWKLRPRSITFLMDSAVAERITAKPDKMSVLAISVHVFAEPKIVGPVVLPTAFVPQPKVKSSILRMETRKEPLVPEELQKEFFSLVKGGFAQKRKTLQNSLHALWHCSGEEAAKILKKADIEPSRRAQTLSIEEWLQILAVKNN; this is translated from the coding sequence ATGGACGAATTACTCAGCCAAACAGGCCTAGAAGAATACCTAAAACACCACGGTCTTCCTCTCCTGGAACGTTTTGGGCAGAATTTTTTAATTGACCATAACGTATTAGATGAAATTGTTTCCGCCGCAAATCCTGATCCAAAAGTGCCGATTATAGAAATCGGTGCGGGCCTTGGAGTACTCACGCTTGCCATCGCTGATGCGATGGCCAAGGGTACAGGGGACAGTGAACATGGTACAGGACGGATATTTGCGATTGAACTTGATAGACGGATAGCTCCACTCTTGAAACATCGAACAAAAAAGATTCCAAGCATAAAAGTAATCGAAGGCGACATCTTGAACCTCTATCCTGAACTAATTTTTTTCACTCAGTCCGAATCCGACAAGCCTGTCCCCTCTACCCTGACCCCTGTACCCTTCGACGTAATCGGCAATATTCCCTACAACATCACGTCCAAATTAATTCGCCATATCCTCGGTTGGAAACTGCGCCCGCGCTCAATTACTTTCTTGATGGACTCCGCCGTTGCCGAACGCATTACCGCCAAACCGGACAAAATGAGTGTGCTCGCCATTTCCGTCCACGTCTTTGCCGAACCGAAAATTGTCGGGCCGGTAGTTTTACCAACCGCATTCGTTCCGCAACCAAAAGTAAAATCCTCCATTTTAAGAATGGAAACGAGAAAAGAACCATTAGTCCCCGAAGAATTACAAAAAGAATTTTTTTCGTTAGTAAAAGGTGGCTTTGCCCAAAAAAGAAAAACACTTCAAAACTCCTTGCACGCCCTCTGGCATTGCAGTGGGGAAGAAGCGGCCAAGATATTAAAAAAAGCGGATATAGAACCCTCCCGCCGCGCGCAAACCCTCTCAATAGAAGAGTGGCTACAAATTTTGGCCGTTAAAAACAATTAG
- a CDS encoding RlpA-like double-psi beta-barrel domain-containing protein, with translation MPKHDKQLLPLMLAGIFCFASFLHAQEPPKPSYIQPLYLNDDDVWLTLPRSGSTVADTLNTANIKWGGSDWLIPPANTPIQSVNNVYISRQRTIHIIVGKEKATNITTYKTNVTDVLQKAKIALSEIDLVQPGRSVFLKNDDTIKITRVNEVTKTEEEETKQTEKWRDDPKVLLGEEKIIDEGQPKITLITYKIRSENGVEVLKKVVKKEVKQEAKPKITVHGTKVVVISTEIGRASWYAFHPKTTAHKTLPFGTKLRVINTETGASTIVRVADRGPYVAGRIVDLSTDAFAAIAPLWQGTVPVRVEQLL, from the coding sequence ATGCCAAAACACGATAAACAACTATTGCCCCTGATGCTCGCCGGCATCTTCTGCTTTGCGTCCTTCTTGCACGCTCAAGAGCCACCCAAACCTTCCTATATCCAACCTCTATATCTTAACGACGACGATGTTTGGCTCACTTTGCCCAGAAGCGGGTCTACCGTCGCCGACACCCTCAACACCGCCAATATCAAGTGGGGCGGAAGCGACTGGCTCATTCCTCCTGCCAACACGCCAATCCAATCGGTAAATAATGTTTATATTTCGCGCCAGCGTACCATTCACATTATTGTTGGCAAAGAAAAGGCAACCAATATTACAACCTACAAAACAAATGTCACGGACGTTTTGCAAAAAGCCAAGATTGCTTTGAGTGAAATTGACTTAGTGCAACCTGGTCGTTCCGTCTTTCTTAAAAATGATGACACGATAAAAATCACTCGTGTTAACGAAGTAACAAAAACCGAAGAAGAGGAAACCAAACAAACCGAAAAATGGCGCGACGATCCCAAAGTATTATTAGGTGAAGAAAAAATAATCGATGAAGGGCAACCCAAAATTACTTTGATCACATATAAAATACGCAGTGAAAACGGCGTCGAAGTTTTAAAAAAAGTCGTAAAGAAAGAAGTAAAACAAGAAGCAAAACCGAAAATTACTGTTCATGGCACAAAAGTAGTCGTCATCAGTACAGAAATCGGTCGCGCCTCCTGGTACGCCTTCCACCCCAAAACGACCGCCCATAAGACGTTACCATTCGGTACAAAACTGCGCGTTATCAATACGGAAACAGGCGCATCAACAATCGTGCGCGTAGCTGATCGAGGTCCATACGTGGCCGGCCGTATCGTGGACTTGAGTACGGACGCCTTCGCGGCCATCGCCCCACTGTGGCAGGGAACGGTACCGGTAAGAGTAGAACAACTGCTGTAA